A genomic segment from Alistipes senegalensis JC50 encodes:
- a CDS encoding ATP-binding protein, whose amino-acid sequence MLTQKQLVQILGNPESYNIEITTSTTNMDKFCQAICAFSNDLPGDDKSGYLIIGAEDNGKLSGLRVDDGLLLKMTNIRTDGNILPQPVMTVERFVLEGGDLLVVEVKPSEFPPVRYRGRIWVRIGPRKSIASEAEEKILMERRISNIRTFDAMPCIGTTLADIDINLVRSEFLPKAVASEILADDKRPLEEQLASLGFFDLRYNCPTNGCIILFGGNPGRYFPGAYVQYVRFKGVDRAGEIINEHKFGNNLCHDLIKIDAFVETSVSQKRPIPISVLREETVANYPYWATRELLMNAIMHRDYETNAPIQFYEYDDRIEIQNPGGLYGKVSPENFPNVSDYRNPFIAEAMKILGYVNRFSRGVYRVQKELTENGNEKAEFDFSFVTAFRVIEKASKRYYDAGFGAERNPQETHKKPTRNPQETPQNIRERIIYEIQKNPAISGRELEALLGRTSNSIKHYLLQMNKEGIISHEGPTKGGRWVVLKK is encoded by the coding sequence CTCGACAACCAATATGGACAAATTTTGCCAGGCGATTTGTGCTTTTTCCAATGATTTACCCGGCGATGACAAAAGCGGCTATCTGATTATAGGAGCCGAAGACAACGGGAAGTTATCCGGCCTGCGTGTCGATGATGGTCTACTACTCAAAATGACCAATATCCGCACCGACGGCAATATTCTCCCGCAACCGGTAATGACTGTCGAGCGCTTTGTTTTGGAAGGTGGCGATTTACTCGTGGTCGAGGTCAAACCGTCCGAATTTCCTCCGGTCAGATACCGGGGACGTATTTGGGTACGGATAGGTCCGCGCAAAAGCATCGCATCGGAAGCCGAAGAAAAAATATTGATGGAGCGAAGAATCTCTAATATTCGAACGTTCGATGCCATGCCGTGTATCGGAACGACGCTTGCCGACATTGATATAAACCTTGTTCGGTCAGAATTTTTACCAAAAGCCGTAGCCAGTGAAATTCTTGCAGACGATAAGCGCCCTCTTGAAGAACAGTTGGCATCACTCGGATTTTTCGACTTGCGATATAACTGTCCGACGAACGGATGCATTATTCTGTTCGGGGGAAATCCGGGGCGCTATTTTCCGGGAGCTTATGTCCAATATGTCCGTTTCAAAGGTGTGGATCGTGCAGGGGAAATCATCAATGAACACAAGTTCGGGAATAACCTTTGCCATGACCTCATTAAAATAGACGCATTCGTCGAAACGAGTGTGTCGCAAAAACGCCCGATTCCGATTAGTGTTCTCCGGGAAGAAACCGTTGCGAATTACCCATACTGGGCAACGCGGGAACTTCTGATGAATGCGATCATGCACCGGGATTATGAAACGAATGCCCCGATACAATTCTATGAATACGATGATCGTATTGAAATACAAAATCCCGGCGGTTTATATGGAAAAGTCAGTCCGGAGAATTTTCCGAATGTAAGCGATTACCGCAATCCGTTCATTGCCGAAGCGATGAAAATTCTCGGTTATGTCAATCGTTTCAGCCGAGGTGTTTATAGGGTTCAAAAAGAGCTGACGGAAAACGGCAATGAAAAAGCCGAATTCGACTTTTCATTTGTCACGGCATTTCGGGTAATTGAAAAAGCATCGAAACGATATTACGATGCAGGCTTCGGTGCTGAGAGAAACCCACAAGAAACCCACAAGAAACCCACAAGAAACCCACAAGAAACACCCCAAAATATTCGGGAAAGGATCATCTACGAAATCCAAAAGAATCCGGCAATCTCCGGCAGGGAATTGGAAGCGTTATTAGGACGTACCTCGAATAGCATTAAGCATTATCTACTGCAAATGAACAAAGAGGGGATTATCAGTCATGAAGGGCCGACAAAAGGCGGCAGATGGGTTGTCTTAAAAAAGTAG